A DNA window from Streptomyces bacillaris contains the following coding sequences:
- the aceA gene encoding isocitrate lyase, with amino-acid sequence MAQARTTAEELAQRWANDPRWKGIERTYSAEDVVRLSGSVREEHTLARRGAERLWRQLHEQDYIHALGALTGGQAVQQVKAGLQAIYLSGWQVAADANLAGHTYPDQSLYPANSVPSVVRRINNALLRADQIATAEDAGDTTDYLAPIVADAEAGFGGPLNAFELTKAMIEAGAAGIHYEDQLASEKKCGHLGGKVLVPTAQHVRTLNAARLAADIADVPTLIVARTDALAANLITSDVDERDAQFITGERTAEGFYRVQNGMAPVISRGLAYAPYADLIWVETGTPDLAQAREFAEAIHAEHPDQMLAYNCSPSFNWRAALDDDQIAKFQRELGAMGYRFQFITLAGFHSLNHAMFDLARGYAEQGMTAYVDLQEREFAAQAQGFTAVRHQREVGTGYFDQVSTAINPASSTTALTGSTEEEQFH; translated from the coding sequence ATGGCGCAGGCAAGGACGACGGCGGAAGAGCTGGCGCAGCGGTGGGCGAACGATCCCCGCTGGAAGGGCATCGAGCGCACCTACAGCGCGGAGGACGTGGTCCGGCTCTCCGGCAGCGTTCGCGAGGAGCACACCCTCGCCCGGCGCGGCGCCGAGCGGCTCTGGCGCCAGCTGCACGAGCAGGACTACATCCACGCGCTCGGCGCCCTGACCGGCGGCCAGGCCGTCCAGCAGGTCAAGGCCGGGCTCCAGGCCATCTACCTCTCCGGCTGGCAGGTCGCCGCCGACGCCAACCTGGCCGGCCACACCTACCCCGACCAGAGCCTCTACCCGGCCAACTCGGTGCCGAGCGTGGTCCGCCGCATCAACAACGCCCTGCTGCGCGCCGACCAGATCGCCACCGCCGAGGACGCGGGCGACACCACCGACTACCTGGCCCCGATCGTGGCCGACGCCGAGGCCGGCTTCGGCGGCCCGCTCAACGCCTTCGAGCTGACCAAGGCGATGATCGAGGCCGGTGCGGCCGGTATCCACTACGAGGACCAGCTCGCCTCCGAGAAGAAGTGCGGCCACCTCGGAGGCAAGGTCCTCGTCCCCACCGCCCAGCATGTGCGCACCCTCAACGCGGCCCGCCTCGCCGCCGACATCGCGGACGTCCCGACCCTGATCGTGGCCCGCACCGACGCGCTCGCCGCCAACCTCATCACCAGCGACGTGGACGAGCGCGACGCCCAGTTCATCACGGGCGAGCGGACCGCCGAGGGCTTCTACCGGGTGCAGAACGGCATGGCGCCGGTCATCTCGCGCGGCCTCGCCTACGCCCCGTACGCCGACCTCATCTGGGTCGAGACCGGCACCCCGGACCTCGCCCAGGCCCGTGAGTTCGCCGAGGCCATCCACGCCGAGCACCCGGACCAGATGCTCGCGTACAACTGCTCGCCCTCCTTCAACTGGCGGGCCGCCCTGGACGACGACCAGATCGCCAAGTTCCAGCGCGAGCTGGGTGCGATGGGCTACCGCTTCCAGTTCATCACCCTGGCCGGCTTCCACTCCCTCAACCACGCCATGTTCGACCTGGCGCGCGGCTACGCCGAGCAGGGCATGACCGCCTATGTCGACCTCCAGGAGCGGGAGTTCGCCGCCCAGGCGCAGGGCTTCACCGCCGTCAGGCACCAGCGCGAGGTCGGCACCGGCTACTTCGACCAGGTCTCCACCGCCATCAACCCCGCCTCCTCGACCACGGCGCTGACCGGGTCGACGGAGGAGGAGCAGTTCCACTAG
- the aceB gene encoding malate synthase A, producing the protein MTTLVTTGRVQVLGVPGDRPEEVLTPEALDFIARLDAAFAARRFDLLTERRRRSALLRGGTPLDFSRATKPIRTDPDWQVARPAPGLTDRRVEITGPPERRMAVNALNSGAQVWMADFEDATSPTWENIVQGQLTLIDAIDRRIDFTSEAGKEYRLTDRPATIMVRPRGWHLTEKHLVIDDRPVPAALVDFGLYFFHCARRQIDAGSGPYFYLPKLENRYEARLWNDVFLLAQDLLDIPRGTIRATVLIETITAAFEMEEILYELRDHSAGLNAGRWDYLFSLIKNFAHRPDFVLPDRATVTMTAPFLRAYTELLVRTCHKRGAHAIGGMAAQIPGGGTEALEAALAKVRLDKEREAEDGFDGSWVAHPGLVAVCRAAFDGVLGERPHQLERTRDDVHVTAEELVAVRRTAGRPTPEGVRDNIAVTLRYYDAWLGGQGAVALNGLMEDTATAEIARVQIWQWLKHRTVARETVERHFEEELAALGATYPWARLDQVRDLFERTALAKELPAFFTTEAYARHLVGRPAVRA; encoded by the coding sequence ATGACCACCCTTGTCACGACCGGCCGCGTCCAGGTCCTCGGCGTACCGGGCGACCGCCCCGAGGAGGTCCTCACCCCCGAGGCCCTCGACTTCATCGCCCGGCTCGACGCGGCCTTCGCCGCCCGCCGCTTCGACCTGCTCACCGAGCGCCGCCGCCGCTCCGCCCTGCTGCGCGGCGGCACCCCGCTGGACTTCTCCCGCGCCACCAAGCCGATCCGCACCGACCCCGACTGGCAGGTGGCCCGCCCCGCCCCCGGCCTCACCGACCGGCGGGTGGAGATCACCGGCCCGCCCGAGCGGCGGATGGCGGTCAACGCCCTCAACTCCGGGGCCCAGGTGTGGATGGCGGACTTCGAGGACGCCACCTCGCCCACCTGGGAGAACATCGTCCAGGGCCAGCTGACCCTGATCGACGCCATCGACCGGCGCATCGACTTCACCAGCGAGGCAGGCAAGGAGTACCGGCTCACCGACCGGCCCGCCACCATCATGGTCCGGCCGCGCGGCTGGCACCTCACCGAGAAGCACCTCGTCATCGACGACCGGCCCGTCCCGGCCGCCCTCGTCGACTTCGGGCTCTACTTCTTCCACTGCGCCCGGCGCCAGATCGACGCGGGCAGCGGACCGTACTTCTACCTCCCCAAGCTGGAGAACCGGTATGAGGCCCGCCTCTGGAACGACGTCTTCCTGCTGGCCCAGGACCTGCTGGACATCCCCCGGGGCACCATCCGCGCCACCGTCCTCATCGAGACGATCACCGCCGCGTTCGAAATGGAGGAGATCCTCTACGAACTGCGCGACCACAGCGCCGGCCTCAACGCGGGCCGCTGGGACTACCTCTTCAGCCTGATCAAGAACTTCGCGCACCGCCCCGACTTCGTCCTCCCCGACCGGGCCACGGTCACCATGACCGCCCCCTTCCTGCGCGCCTACACCGAACTCCTGGTGCGCACCTGCCACAAGCGCGGCGCACACGCCATCGGTGGCATGGCCGCCCAGATCCCCGGCGGCGGTACGGAGGCCCTGGAAGCGGCGCTGGCCAAGGTGCGGCTCGACAAGGAGCGCGAGGCCGAGGACGGCTTCGACGGCTCCTGGGTGGCCCACCCCGGCCTGGTCGCGGTCTGCCGGGCCGCCTTCGACGGGGTCCTCGGGGAACGGCCGCACCAGCTGGAACGCACCCGCGACGACGTCCATGTCACCGCCGAGGAACTGGTCGCCGTACGACGTACCGCAGGGCGTCCGACCCCGGAGGGCGTACGCGACAACATCGCCGTCACCCTGCGCTACTACGACGCCTGGCTGGGCGGCCAGGGAGCCGTCGCCCTCAACGGCCTGATGGAGGACACGGCGACCGCCGAGATCGCCCGGGTCCAGATCTGGCAGTGGCTCAAGCACCGTACGGTCGCCCGGGAGACGGTGGAGCGCCACTTCGAGGAGGAGCTGGCCGCGCTCGGCGCCACCTACCCCTGGGCCCGCCTCGACCAGGTCCGCGACCTCTTCGAACGTACCGCCCTCGCCAAGGAGCTGCCCGCCTTCTTCACCACGGAGGCGTACGCCCGCCACCTCGTCGGCCGCCCGGCGGTGCGGGCATGA
- a CDS encoding 3-hydroxybutyryl-CoA dehydrogenase, whose product MSARAARITKVGVVGGGQMGAGIAEVCARAGVDTMVCEADATAADRARERVAVSLERAVQRGKLDRLSAEDALGRLTFTGDLDALADRRLVVEAVVENAGAKTEVFTALDKIVEDPGAILATNTSAIPVMRLGMATHRADHVLGLHFFNPVPVLPLVEVVPSLHTAPATVAAAEEFVTSVLGKTVVRSQDRSGFVVNALLIPYLLSAIRMAESGYATAADVDAGMELGCAHPMGPLKLADLIGLDTVASIAVSLYEEFKEPLYAPPPLLQRMVEAGLLGRKTGRGFHTYDRG is encoded by the coding sequence ATGAGCGCGCGCGCCGCTCGTATCACCAAGGTCGGAGTCGTCGGCGGCGGCCAGATGGGGGCCGGGATCGCCGAGGTCTGCGCCCGGGCCGGGGTGGACACCATGGTCTGCGAGGCGGACGCCACCGCAGCCGACCGGGCCCGCGAGCGGGTCGCGGTCTCCCTCGAACGAGCCGTCCAGCGCGGCAAGCTGGACCGGCTGAGCGCCGAGGACGCCCTCGGCCGGCTGACCTTCACCGGTGATCTCGACGCCCTGGCCGACCGCCGGCTCGTCGTGGAGGCCGTCGTCGAGAACGCCGGGGCCAAGACGGAGGTCTTCACCGCCCTCGACAAGATCGTCGAGGACCCGGGGGCCATTCTGGCCACCAACACCTCCGCCATCCCCGTCATGCGCCTCGGCATGGCCACCCACCGCGCCGACCACGTCCTGGGCCTGCACTTCTTCAACCCGGTCCCCGTGCTCCCGCTGGTGGAGGTCGTCCCCTCCCTGCACACCGCGCCCGCCACCGTCGCGGCGGCGGAGGAGTTCGTGACCTCCGTGCTCGGCAAGACCGTGGTCCGCTCCCAGGACCGGTCCGGCTTCGTCGTCAACGCGCTGCTGATCCCGTACCTCCTCTCCGCGATCCGCATGGCCGAGTCCGGCTACGCGACCGCCGCCGACGTCGACGCCGGGATGGAGCTGGGCTGCGCCCACCCGATGGGCCCGCTCAAGCTGGCGGACCTGATCGGACTGGACACGGTGGCCTCCATCGCCGTATCGCTGTACGAGGAGTTCAAGGAACCGCTCTACGCCCCGCCGCCGCTGCTCCAGCGGATGGTGGAGGCGGGGCTGCTCGGCCGGAAGACCGGCCGCGGGTTCCACACGTACGACCGGGGCTGA